A section of the Cytophagales bacterium genome encodes:
- a CDS encoding type II toxin-antitoxin system HicB family antitoxin, with protein MAKKVTVIIEQGEDGWYVATVPDIPGCYTQGKTIAQVLDRIKEAIEVCLEADKDEIEPLEFVGVQQIKI; from the coding sequence ATGGCTAAAAAGGTCACAGTAATTATAGAACAAGGGGAAGATGGATGGTATGTAGCTACCGTACCTGACATTCCAGGTTGTTATACTCAAGGAAAAACAATCGCACAAGTTTTAGATCGAATTAAAGAGGCAATTGAGGTTTGTCTTGAAGCTGATAAAGATGAAATAGAACCTCTGGAATTTGTAGGTGTACAACAAATAAAGATATGA